From the Primulina tabacum isolate GXHZ01 chromosome 3, ASM2559414v2, whole genome shotgun sequence genome, one window contains:
- the LOC142538878 gene encoding ethylene-responsive transcription factor ERF011-like, whose translation MEAGGGDCAIKSVTRRRSEKPYKGIRRRKWGKWVAEIREPNKRSRIWLGSYNTAEAAARAYDTAVYYLRGPTAKFNFPDEIICCGLKDLSADSIRKKAAEVGARFDAVQTNTLSAAPAANEEERASQSLKPCWFQEQIDLNKRPELEDPTIDEGEWQFEVKKHI comes from the coding sequence ATGGAAGCTGGCGGCGGCGACTGTGCAATCAAATCTGTGACTCGGAGGCGGAGCGAGAAGCCGTACAAGGGCATAAGGAGGCGGAAGTGGGGCAAGTGGGTGGCGGAGATTCGGGAGCCCAACAAGCGATCAAGAATCTGGCTCGGTTCCTACAACACCGCCGAGGCGGCGGCGCGGGCCTATGACACCGCCGTGTACTACCTCCGGGGCCCGACGGCGAAATTCAATTTCCCAGATGAGATCATCTGCTGCGGTCTTAAAGACCTCTCCGCCGACTCCATACGGAAAAAGGCGGCGGAGGTGGGAGCCAGATTCGACGCAGTCCAGACGAACACATTGTCCGCGGCCCCCGCCGCAAATGAGGAGGAGCGTGCTTCTCAGTCGCTGAAACCGTGCTGGTTTCAAGAACAGATTGATCTGAACAAAAGGCCGGAGCTGGAAGACCCCACCATTGACGAGGGTGAATGGCAATTCGAAGtgaaaaaacatatataa